One Natronomonas moolapensis 8.8.11 genomic region harbors:
- a CDS encoding Rpp14/Pop5 family protein: MKHLPKHLRPRWRYLAVGLESWADTDVDRRSFQRELWFATQNLVGDAGSAELDASVLYFSFEDGDGEAVVRVRRGEVGRLRAVLATVSTVDGEPIGLSVRGVSGTVRACEEKYIRRPEVQIEERTVAFAESNRPAVARDDRVDVDLPDDRVGATALDIRDN, encoded by the coding sequence GTGAAGCATCTGCCGAAGCACCTCCGACCCCGGTGGCGGTATCTCGCCGTCGGGTTGGAGTCGTGGGCCGACACCGACGTCGATCGTCGGTCGTTCCAGCGGGAACTGTGGTTCGCCACCCAGAACCTCGTCGGCGACGCCGGCAGTGCCGAACTGGACGCAAGCGTGTTGTACTTCTCCTTCGAGGACGGCGACGGCGAGGCGGTCGTCAGGGTCCGCCGCGGTGAAGTCGGGCGACTTCGGGCCGTTCTCGCGACCGTCTCCACCGTGGACGGGGAGCCGATCGGGCTCTCGGTCCGGGGCGTCAGCGGCACGGTTCGAGCCTGTGAAGAAAAGTATATACGGCGTCCGGAGGTACAAATTGAGGAGAGAACCGTCGCGTTCGCCGAATCGAACCGGCCCGCCGTCGCCCGGGACGACCGGGTCGACGTCGACCTTCCGGACGACCGCGTGGGCGCGACAGCACTCGATATTCGCGACAACTAA
- the psmA gene encoding archaeal proteasome endopeptidase complex subunit alpha, with protein sequence MQGQSQQQAYDRGITIFSPDGRLYQVEYAREAVKRGTASIGIRTDDGVVLVVDKRIRSPLMERTSVEKIHKADDHIGIASAGHVADARQLIDFARRQAQVNQLRYSEPIGVETLTKAVTDHIQQYTQVGGARPFGVALIIGGIEDGEPRLYETDPSGTPYEWQALAVGADRGDIEDYLEEHYSDDLDLDGGIGLAMEALASVNEDGLTSEGIGLATVSVEDGFGKVPDEEVETHLEEHGLLADENEDDE encoded by the coding sequence ATGCAGGGACAATCGCAGCAGCAGGCGTACGACCGGGGGATCACGATCTTCTCCCCGGACGGCCGTCTGTACCAGGTCGAGTACGCGAGAGAGGCGGTCAAACGAGGCACGGCGTCGATCGGGATCCGGACCGACGACGGCGTCGTGTTGGTAGTCGACAAGCGCATCCGCTCGCCGCTCATGGAGCGGACGAGCGTCGAGAAGATCCACAAGGCCGACGACCACATCGGCATCGCGAGCGCCGGCCACGTCGCCGACGCCCGACAGCTCATCGACTTCGCGCGCCGGCAGGCGCAGGTCAACCAGCTCCGGTACAGCGAGCCGATCGGCGTCGAAACGCTGACGAAGGCCGTCACCGACCACATCCAGCAGTACACCCAGGTCGGCGGCGCGCGCCCCTTCGGCGTCGCGTTGATTATCGGCGGCATCGAGGACGGCGAGCCCAGACTCTACGAGACGGACCCCTCGGGGACGCCTTACGAGTGGCAGGCGCTCGCAGTCGGCGCCGACCGCGGCGACATCGAGGATTACCTCGAAGAACACTACAGCGACGACCTCGACCTCGACGGCGGTATCGGCCTCGCTATGGAGGCGCTCGCCTCCGTCAACGAGGACGGACTCACCTCCGAGGGGATCGGTCTCGCCACGGTGTCCGTCGAGGACGGCTTCGGGAAGGTTCCCGACGAGGAGGTCGAGACACACCTCGAGGAACACGGCCTGCTGGCCGACGAGAACGAAGACGACGAGTAG
- a CDS encoding ribosome assembly factor SBDS yields the protein MISLDEAVTARLESHGQRFEVLVDPDAALAIKREEFDGELEDVIAAEDVFEDASSGDRPPETSLEEVFGTTDPLEVIPEVIRRGEIQITAEQRREMQERKHNQLVNKIARNAVNPQMDDAPHPPERIERALEEAGFKIDPMEPVENQVDDALDALRPVIPIRFDEVVMAVQVPAEYAGSAQAQIRQFGDLESEEWQSDGSWVGVLRFPAGLRNDFYDVVNEHTSGEAETRVVKDEDEIGTR from the coding sequence ATGATATCACTTGACGAGGCCGTCACGGCCAGACTCGAGTCCCACGGCCAGCGCTTCGAGGTGCTCGTCGATCCCGACGCCGCACTCGCGATCAAGCGCGAGGAGTTCGACGGCGAGCTCGAGGACGTCATCGCCGCCGAGGACGTCTTCGAGGACGCGTCCTCGGGCGATCGACCGCCGGAGACGTCCTTGGAGGAGGTCTTCGGGACGACCGATCCTCTGGAGGTCATCCCCGAGGTCATCCGCCGCGGCGAAATCCAGATCACGGCCGAGCAGCGCCGCGAGATGCAGGAGCGAAAGCACAACCAACTCGTCAACAAGATCGCCCGCAACGCCGTCAACCCCCAGATGGACGACGCTCCCCACCCACCCGAGCGGATCGAGCGCGCCCTGGAGGAGGCCGGGTTCAAAATCGATCCCATGGAGCCGGTCGAAAACCAAGTCGACGACGCCCTCGACGCCCTCCGGCCCGTCATCCCCATCCGGTTCGACGAGGTCGTGATGGCGGTGCAGGTCCCGGCGGAGTACGCCGGCAGCGCGCAGGCGCAGATCCGCCAGTTCGGCGACCTCGAGAGCGAGGAGTGGCAATCCGATGGCTCGTGGGTCGGCGTGCTCCGCTTCCCCGCCGGTCTCCGTAACGACTTCTACGACGTGGTCAACGAACACACGAGCGGCGAGGCCGAGACCAGAGTCGTCAAGGACGAAGACGAGATCGGAACGCGGTAG
- a CDS encoding NADPH:quinone reductase — protein sequence MRAVTVGEHGGPEALRVEEIDRPEPSEGELLVEVDAAGVNPVDTYFRDGSYDPVGLPFTPGVDIAGTVAETGTGVDALSVGDRVYGTGIGNGEYQGAYAEYATVPADRVVGLPDGAGTTQAGAAGVVACTAWRALIDHANLDPAERCLVHGGSGGVGHVAVQIAAAVEARCLSTAAPAYHDDVEALGAGTVLDYGRDDLADAVLDASDGGVDVILDHRLDDYLQFDADVAAAGATVVGIGENDPAPAFSAVAGGRAKDVTYQLMSMFNTPDLRVPLRGVAHLMDAGALEVEVARRYGLEEAAEAHRDVMNDSFFGKLVIDV from the coding sequence ATGCGAGCAGTCACTGTCGGCGAGCACGGCGGACCCGAAGCACTGCGCGTCGAGGAGATCGATCGGCCCGAACCGAGCGAGGGCGAACTCCTCGTTGAGGTCGACGCGGCCGGCGTTAACCCCGTCGATACGTACTTCCGGGACGGCTCGTACGACCCGGTCGGCCTGCCGTTCACCCCGGGTGTCGACATCGCCGGGACGGTCGCGGAAACCGGCACGGGCGTCGACGCCCTGTCGGTCGGTGACCGCGTCTACGGGACCGGGATCGGCAACGGGGAGTACCAAGGCGCCTACGCGGAGTACGCTACTGTCCCGGCGGACCGGGTCGTCGGACTCCCCGACGGCGCCGGAACGACTCAGGCCGGGGCGGCGGGCGTCGTCGCCTGTACCGCCTGGCGGGCACTGATCGATCACGCGAACCTCGACCCCGCCGAGCGCTGTCTCGTCCACGGGGGGTCGGGCGGCGTCGGCCACGTCGCTGTCCAGATCGCCGCCGCCGTCGAGGCGCGGTGTCTCAGTACCGCCGCCCCGGCGTATCACGACGACGTCGAGGCCCTCGGGGCCGGGACGGTCCTCGATTACGGCCGCGACGACCTCGCCGACGCCGTCCTCGACGCCTCCGACGGCGGCGTCGACGTGATCCTCGATCACCGCCTCGACGATTACCTCCAGTTCGACGCGGACGTCGCGGCGGCCGGGGCCACCGTCGTCGGCATCGGCGAGAACGACCCCGCGCCAGCCTTTTCGGCCGTCGCCGGCGGCCGCGCGAAGGACGTCACCTACCAGCTCATGAGCATGTTCAACACGCCCGACCTCCGGGTGCCACTCCGGGGCGTCGCCCACCTGATGGACGCCGGGGCGCTCGAAGTCGAAGTCGCCCGGCGTTACGGCCTCGAGGAGGCGGCCGAGGCCCACCGCGACGTGATGAACGACAGCTTCTTCGGCAAATTAGTGATTGACGTATAG